The following nucleotide sequence is from uncultured Draconibacterium sp..
CAATCCTGGGGTTTGCCGAAATTATGGAATCAAAAATTGAAGACGATGCTCTAAAACAATATGCATCAGCTATTTCTTCAAGCGGCTCTGCCCTACTCAGCATTATTAACGATATTCTTGATCTCTCAAAAATTGAGGCCGGAAAAACAGAGCTTAACTATCACGCAGTTAAGTTACAAACGTTATTAAACGATGTGGCCCAGATTTTCAGGCATAAAGCCGATGAGAAACAAATTGAGTTTATTATTGAAGTTCAGGAATCGGTTCCAACAGCAATTATTATCGATGATGTTCGCTTACGACAAATACTGATAAACCTGGTTGGGAATGCCATAAAATTTACCGAAAGCGGATTTGTTAAACTTAAAGTTATACAAGAAGAAACAAGCGAAAACCAGGATAAGCGCAAGCTACATTTTATGGTGCAGGACTCCGGAATAGGTATCGACAAAAACCAGCAACAATTAATATTTGGCGCTTTTGAACAACAAAAAAATCAGAATATCAATAAATACGGAGGAACTGGACTAGGATTAACCATTACCAAACGCCTGGTTGATATGATGAACGGAGAAATATGGGTTGAAAGCGAAACGGAAAAAGGAAGTACTTTTCATGTTGTTTTAAACGAAGTAGAAGTTGGAAGCATTGATCAGCCCAAAGATCAAACCGTTGCTGAAAAAAGTTCTCTGCAGTTCGATCCGGCAACTATCTTGATTGTTGATGACATACCAACCAACCGGAAACTTGTAAAAACATTCTTGAAAGATTTCAATTTTACAGTTAACTGTGCACGAAACGGCGAAGAAGCCATTAATGCTGTAAAAGAAATTCATCCGGATGTAATATTAATGGACATAAAAATGCCCGTTATGGATGGATTTACGGCAACAGAACTTTTAAAAAGCAATACGAAATACAAGCACATTCCGATCATTGCTTTCACCGCATCAGCACTAAAAGAAGAGATTGAAGAAATTCGCAAATCCAGTTTTGATGGCTACCTGCAAAAACCATTTACACGTAAAAAAATTATAGCCGAACTTGCTAAAGTACTCAAGCACAAAATTAGCGAAAAACAAAAGGCAGAATCCGCTGAACAAACCACACCATACGATGAATCTGATGAAAACACACATATCTTCTCAGAAGAATTTTTAGCTATCCTGAATAATCAACTCTACCGCGAGTGGGCAACCGTAAAAGATACATTTATACTGAGCGAAATAAATGATTTTGCTAAAATTTGTGTTACTAACGGCGAAAAATACAATGCCAAACATTTGATTAACTGGGGACTGAAAATTCAAAAACAAATTGTAAATTTAGACATGGAACACCTGCCAGTTACAATAAAAGACTTTGAAAAAATCTGGCAACAGTTTAATGCAACTAACAAAGAATCTGGAATATACAATGATGCAAAATAAGAAACCGGTAATACTAATTGTAGACGATGTCCCAAAAAACATTCAGGTGCTGGGCACCTTATTGGCAAAATTTAAGTGCGAGCTCGCTGTTGCAATGAATGGCCAACAAGCCCTTGATACCGTTGAAAAAGTTAAGCCTGATTTAATTCTGCTTGACGTTATGATGCCAATTATGGATGGTCATGAAACATGCAGAAGATTAAAGAGTAACGAAGCCACAAAAGATATTCCGGTCATATTTCTTTCGGCAAAAACTGAAACCGAAGACATTGTTGAAGGATTTAAACTTGGTGCTGTTGATTACATAACAAAACCATTTATTGGCAAAGAACTGGCCGCCCGGGTCAGAACACACTTAACATTGCGCCAAACGCAGCAAACACTTAGCGAAGAAGTACACTCAAAAAATAAGTTTTTTTCCATCATGTCTCACGACTTGCGTGGAGCTTTTGGTATCATTACCAACTTTGTTCAGCTCATTCAGGAAGGGGGCGATTTTCTTACCACCGAAGAAAAAGAAGAGCTTTTAAACGATATTCAAACAACATCGGCAAATACCTTAGATCTTCTGGAGAATCTGCTGAAATGGGCGCGTTCTCAAACCGGAGCGATAAAATTCTCGCCCGAGAAATTACCGCTGGCATGTATTTTTGATGAGATTAACAGAAACCACACCAACATTGCACAAGCCAAAGAAATTAAAATTACATCATCAACTAAAGAGGATATTGAAGTGTACGGCGACCGGAACATGATTCTCCTAATACTTCGTAACCTGGTATCGAATGCCATAAAATTCACCCAAAAAGGCGGGCAAATATCTATCTCGGCAGAAAAAGCTGAAGAAATGGTAAAAGTTGTTGTGGCCGACACGGGTATTGGTATTGATGAAGATAAAGTGAAAAACCTGTTTTCAATTGATTCGAAAACAACATCAACCGGAACAGCCAACGAACAAGGCCACGGCCTGGGACTTGTTTTGTGTAAGGAATTTGTAAAAATTAATAATGGCCAGATTGGAATAGAAAGCATACCTGGAAAAGGAACAAAGGTGTGGTTTACACTACCGGTTCAGTCTTTAGCAGATGACAAAAGTTAATCTGCATATAAAAGGCACCCAACTTATTTTAATATTTGCATTCTACCAAAACTGCTAAACTTTTAAGTTCCATTTCCTTGAGTTGTTTGATCTTTACTTTATCAAGATTTAAAATCAATCCGGATTACTTCACCAACATATCCTCAACCAAATGTAACTGATGCAAAGTCTTCATCGCCTCGCAACTGTTACGCATACGTGTTCTGACTTCAAGTGCTTCTTCCGGCAATTTATTTTCTGCCTCTTCCCACGCTTTTTTGTTGGGCCACTGCGCATAAGCAATGTAACTGTTCTCTTCGGCGAGGTGAAGTCTCGACCCCAATCCTCCCGCAAAATCGCGAAACATTTTGGTGAGTTCTTTCCAGTCTGCCTCAAACAGTTTCTCAGATCCTTTTTTAACCTGAAATGAATA
It contains:
- a CDS encoding ATP-binding protein; the encoded protein is MTTLPFLSSATIHNVGTLVVQFESDVVRARNLASLLAQETKFDKTTCIRIGTAVSELSRNIIEHAGRGTIEFMLAERKSKSTGIVIVFKDKGNGINDLHLIQSGNYRSKTGMGVGLSGSQRLMDEFDIKTGPDTGTIITTAKWLPHFSRQVEGKRIIEIKEAFEKTIERGDSSMVDTINSQNNELVFLLRKLQERNDEIETMNQELEETNKGVVALNRELEDKAIAIEKAKQEAIQANRAKSEFLANMSHEIRTPMNAILGFAEIMESKIEDDALKQYASAISSSGSALLSIINDILDLSKIEAGKTELNYHAVKLQTLLNDVAQIFRHKADEKQIEFIIEVQESVPTAIIIDDVRLRQILINLVGNAIKFTESGFVKLKVIQEETSENQDKRKLHFMVQDSGIGIDKNQQQLIFGAFEQQKNQNINKYGGTGLGLTITKRLVDMMNGEIWVESETEKGSTFHVVLNEVEVGSIDQPKDQTVAEKSSLQFDPATILIVDDIPTNRKLVKTFLKDFNFTVNCARNGEEAINAVKEIHPDVILMDIKMPVMDGFTATELLKSNTKYKHIPIIAFTASALKEEIEEIRKSSFDGYLQKPFTRKKIIAELAKVLKHKISEKQKAESAEQTTPYDESDENTHIFSEEFLAILNNQLYREWATVKDTFILSEINDFAKICVTNGEKYNAKHLINWGLKIQKQIVNLDMEHLPVTIKDFEKIWQQFNATNKESGIYNDAK
- a CDS encoding antibiotic biosynthesis monooxygenase; this translates as MMFSVIYSFQVKKGSEKLFEADWKELTKMFRDFAGGLGSRLHLAEENSYIAYAQWPNKKAWEEAENKLPEEALEVRTRMRNSCEAMKTLHQLHLVEDMLVK
- a CDS encoding hybrid sensor histidine kinase/response regulator, whose translation is MQLTKNLEYTMMQNKKPVILIVDDVPKNIQVLGTLLAKFKCELAVAMNGQQALDTVEKVKPDLILLDVMMPIMDGHETCRRLKSNEATKDIPVIFLSAKTETEDIVEGFKLGAVDYITKPFIGKELAARVRTHLTLRQTQQTLSEEVHSKNKFFSIMSHDLRGAFGIITNFVQLIQEGGDFLTTEEKEELLNDIQTTSANTLDLLENLLKWARSQTGAIKFSPEKLPLACIFDEINRNHTNIAQAKEIKITSSTKEDIEVYGDRNMILLILRNLVSNAIKFTQKGGQISISAEKAEEMVKVVVADTGIGIDEDKVKNLFSIDSKTTSTGTANEQGHGLGLVLCKEFVKINNGQIGIESIPGKGTKVWFTLPVQSLADDKS